The Pyxidicoccus sp. MSG2 DNA segment CGGCGGGGCGAGCGCCTCTCCATGCGCGGAACGCCGCGTGTCGCGATGACGCGGTGGCCCGTCGTTCAACGCCAGGTGACCGTCAGCGGCATCGAGATCGGCAAACCGGCCAGGTTCGAGGAGGAGATCAAGAACCGGTTGTTCTTGGTGGGCTCCGATGTCGTCGACTTCACCAACATCGTCACCGACATGCTCAATGAGCACCTCGTCTTCAACACCTGGTCGGACGTGAAGAAGGAGATTCTCGTCCGTGAGGTCGGCTACCAGGCCGTGAACACGATGCGGGAACTGGCGACCGTGCACGCCGACCGATTCGCGAAGGCAGACAAGCGATACAAGAAGGAGATCGACAAGGCCAAGCGCGACAAGTCCAAGAAGGTCGACAAGGCGTTCTCGACCGAGCTCGAGGAAAGAATCTACGACGAGGAGCGCCTCATCCGCTGGGGGAACGCGTCGTATCTCAAGTACAAGGCCAGGAATCGCCAGTTGTTCCAGTGGCTCCAGGGGACGCGGAAAGAGGACCCCCTCGTGATGAACTGCTGGGAGGCCGTCATCTATGCGCTCGTGAAGACGGAGCTCGTCCACAAGAGCTACATCACCTGGTGCATCCGGCAGGACGAGGCCAGCAATGCCGACATGGTGGGACTGAGCAATCCCAACAACCTGGCCGCGAGCATGCTCAAGAACATGGACTACTTCTTCTGGGCTTCAGACGGAAGTTGCGGCATGGCTCGCAAAGACAAGCGGATTTCGCCGCCAGTGGATGAGAAGAGCAAGATCATCAGGATTGCGAAGGACAGGGTCATCCCCAAGGGGCGCATCCTGATGTTCGGGGTCAACGAGCATGTCGCGCTGTCCACAGGGACACTCCGTAACGGCAGGCACGGCATTCTCGAGCTCGATGGGTCCACCAATACCATCCAGGAGAGCACCATCGAGGGGCTCAAGGGCACCTACCTGACGTCCATGGTCGTCGCTCCGTTCCCTATTGCTCCCGCGGGCTCGGTCCGCGTCGTGGAAGAGGACGTCGACAAGACGCAGAAGCGGATGGACATCAAGAGTCAGACCCTCGCGGAGTACCAGTTGAAGAAGGACGACGTGGAGGCCTTGACCCAGAAGAAGATCGCAGAGCTCCAGAAGTACAAGGAGCATCCAGGGAATCTGCAATTCGAGCCGGAGATCAACGAGCTCATCGAAGACCAGCGGAAGGCGTGCCGCCGGGAGTGCGAGCGACTCGACAGCGAGGCCACCGCGAAGTTCGAGAGGGTTTTCAACGAGTGGCTCCAGGAGCGCACGCCTCCGAACCTCGACGTCATCACCCTCCAATACCAGGCGAGTGACCCCTACGAAGGAGCGGTCGTCCTTCTCTAGCCGGAGCCCCCGCGCTTCGACCCCGTCCGCCCCTTCCTCGTAGGAACGTCATGTCCTTCGCCTACCTCCTCCAGCAGTTTGACGCCATCGGTCCGATGGGGCCTCGCGCCCCCATCACCATCGACCAGGGCTTCACGGGCTCGGCCGAGCTGTCGGCCATGTTCCTGTCCGTGCTCGGTACGGAATCGCTCACGCTCAACGTCGTCACCGCGCAGACGTCCCGCTCCGAGGACCATCTCGAGCTCGTCGGCACGGCGTCCCTCCTTGGCATGACGGATGCCCAGGTGACGTTCCTGGCCCGCGAGCTCGGGGGAGAGCTCTTCGTCACGCTGGACGTCCTGCTCCCCGGCGGCTTCTCCTTCTCCAGCGTCCTCCCCTTGCTGCCGGACCAGGTGACTGCGCGAGTGGATGCGCTCAGCGGGGACAAGATCACAGAGCCCCATTTCCTGAACCGGCTCAGCCTGGGGACCGGCCATCTGCTCTTCTCGAGCCGCGCCTACGTTGACGAGAAGAGCTCCAACCCGCTCGTGCCGGGACTCAACTTCGCGGGAGAGCTCTACTTCATGGGCCTGCTCTTCCCCGCGAAGTTCCTCCTGAAGAAGGATGGGCCCGTCCAGCTCACGGGCCCTCTCAATGAGTTCCGACCGGAAGCCGACCCCATGGAGTTCCTCGGGGTCCGGCTCTCCGCGCCGCTGGCGCTCGGCTTCGACAGCCTGGGGCCTCTCTCCGTCAAGCAGGCTCGGCTCTTCCTGAAGTCTGGTTTCGACGCGCACCATCGTGACTATGTGGTCAGTGCCACGCAGGACCCGGGCGTCTACGTTCTCATCGACGCGGAGCTCGGGGGGCGCCCCGTCCAGCTCGTTGGCGCATACGATGTCCTCGACACCCCGACGACCGTCGACATCCAAGGACGGTTCACGGACTTCGGCATCTCGGGCTTCGCGAGCCTCTCCCAAACGGTCGGTGTCGACGGCTTCGAGCAGACGCTGCCCGAGGAGTTCCCCACGGACGCGGGGCTCTCCATCACCGAGCTCGGCGTGTCCTTCGACTACGTCACCTATGCCATTTCCAGGCTCGTCCTGGGAGTCGGCGCCCGGGTGGATTGGGAGATTCTTCCGGACGTCATGACGTTGAAGGAGGTGGGGCTCACCTTCACCATCTCCGAGCCCTTCAGCCGCGCCCGGACCATCATTCCCACGCTCACGGGCCTGCTGGCCTTCAAGAAGTTCAGCTTGGCGGCCTTCGCGGAGTACCCCACCTGGCGCTTCGGCGCGGGCCTGCCCGTCGGGGAGACGCTCCCGCTCGGCGACGTCATCGAGTCCTTCCTGCCGGGCGAGACGGAGCTGCCGCCTCTCACCATCCAGCAGCTCCTGCTCCAGGCCTCGCCCAGGGAGAAGAAGGTGTACCTGAGCGCGACGCTCCAGGACCTTCTCTCCATTCCCGTCGGTGCCACGGCCTTCGAGGTGGCCGGCTTCAACCTCGTCGTCGACCATGACAAGGCCCGGGGCGGCGCCAATGCCGTGGTCTCGGCGCGACTGCGGATGGCGGAGACCACCGTCATCCTGAGCGGAGAGGTCCGCCAGGGCCTCATCCTTTCCGGCTCCCTCCAGGGCTTCGAGCTCAAGAAGTTCTGGTCCCTCGTCTCGGGCGGCGAGTCGCTCCCAGAGGAGGTGCCCGACATCGTCTTCGAGACGCTCAGCTTCCGCGTCGACACGAAGACGCGCGCGTTCTCGGTGCTCGGCAACGCGGTGGTGGATTGGGACCAGCTCACCGAAAAGGGCTCTCTCCGGACCGCCGTGGAGTTCTCCCTGACGCGCGAGGTCTCCGGCAGTCCGGGCGCCACGGTCTCCGCGTTCCGCGCGAACCTGAGCCTCCAGGGCGAGGGGCCGGTGCCCGTCGCCGAGGGACTGTCGCTCGGGAGGTTCAACCTCCTGTTCAGCTACCAGACGGGCACGAGCTGGCAGCTCTCCGGCGGCGTGAGCGCGAACCTCTTCGACACGGTGCTCGACCTCCAGGCGGGCTACGAGTCCACCCAGGGCATCCAGAAGATGAAGCTCCGCGCGATGGCGTCGCCGGAGCTGACGCTCATCGACCTGAAGGGCGTGGGGTCCTACTCGTTCAAGCAGTTCGACCTCCTGCTCGACCGCCGAAGCCTCGACGGCGGCAAGAAGACGACGTACTTCGACCTCCGCCTGGCCTCGACGTTGGAGATGGATTCCCTCTTCAAGCTCGGCGGCTACCTGAGCATCAGCAACACCGCCGAGGGCAGGAAGGCGCTCGTCTTCAGGCCGAACCCGGGCTCGACGGCGTTCCAGCTCGACTTCCCGACAGGGGAGGGACTCGGCTTCCGCGGTGAGCTGTTCGAGGTGGGCGTCGTCAAGGAGTCCGCGAGCGCGGGGTGGAGCTTCACGGGGACGACCACCCTGGGCTTCACTGGTATCTCCAGCGGTCTCGCCCAGGTGCTCCCCACCAAGGTCACCGCGAAGCTCGTCGCCGGCAAGACGGCGGCCAGCCTCTCGGCGGTGAATGTCTCCGGCCCCATCGACTTCGCGCTGCCCAGGGCCAACGGCAAGGACCTCGGCAAGGTGGTCATCCAGCTCACCGAGCTGGGCATCTCCATCAAGCCGCAGCTCGGGCTGGTGCTGGAGGCCGGGCTCGGGCTTCCGGCGGAGCTCAACACGTACCTCGGCGCGCAGCTGTTCCGCGTCTACCAGCCGGGCAATCCGCTCACCCTGGCTCGCACCCGGTTCACCATCTCGGGAACCGGCGTTGCCATGCAGGTGCTCAGCTCACCATTCACCGGAGCCAACGCCGTCGTCGTCAACAACGAGGCCTGGTACGACGTCGACTTCGGGAAGTACGGCGCCATCAGCTTCAAGATGCCGACGTTCGTCTACGACGGCATCACGCAGTACTTCGAGGCCGGCGGCGGGGTGAAGGTGACGCGGCCGCTCGCGCTGCCCCTCGCGCCACTCAAGCTCTTCCTGGAGGCCTGCGGGGCGAAGGGAATGGCGGACATCTTCCCGGACGCGATTCCCATCGAGGCGCTCGACCTGGTCGACAAGAACAACGACCTGAAGATCGACGAGCTCGTCACCTTCCTGAAGAAGGCCGGCGGCGTCCCCAACGAGGTCGTCTCCGCGCTGAAGCAGGCCGGCAAGGTGCTCAACCGCTTCCCGGACGGGTTCAAGCAGTACCTCCAGCTCGAAGTGCCGGAGCAGATCGAGTTCAAGTTCGGCTTCTCACCGGCGGGCCGCATCAGCCTCGGGCTGCTGGCGCCGAAGACGCCGGTGCGCGTCCTCTTCCCGTCCGTGGTGCAGAGCTACGTGCCCATGCCCGGGCTCGTCGGCATCGAGGTGCGGAAGTTCTCCGTGGGCACGCTCCTGTCCGGCTCGCTGTTCTACGGCGAGGTCGACGCGCTCATCGACCAGTTCGACCTCCCGTCGCTCGCCGTCTCGCTGATGCTGCCCCGCAGCGACAGCTTCCCGCTGCCCACGTCGGACCAGCTCCAGCGGCGCATCATCCTGGACGACGTGTTCTGCATCATCCCCGTCTCGCAGGGCCTGCCCGTTCCGCTCCCGGTCTTCTACGACGAGCTCGGGTTCCAGTACCTGGGCATCGAAGGCCTGGGCCTCCAGGCGCACGTCGGCTTCTCGAAGCCGAAGCTCGACGGGGCCGCGGCCATGGCCGTGTTCCAGGCCTTCAATCAGTTCTTCAACGACCGCAAGGCGCTGTTGGATCCGAACACGGCGCCGGGAGGCGTGGACCTCGCGTTCAAGTTCCACGACGAGTTCCTCCAGGCGCCCGAGTACCTCGGCAACGGCCTGCTCGGGACGAAGGGCAAGACGGTCACCGTCGGCGCGTGGAAGTACATCGCGTCGCTGATGAACTTCGGGAAGACGTTCTCCATCAACGACTGCATCGGCTCGATTCCCATCGAGAACCGCGTCGGCAGCGCGGAGTACCGCTTCGCCTTCATGAAGTTCGACGCGGACTGGCTGCTCACCACGCCGGCCGAGTTCCGCAAGGGCGGCTTTCAGCGGCTGAAGCTCAGCGAGAGCGACCGCGA contains these protein-coding regions:
- a CDS encoding LamG-like jellyroll fold domain-containing protein; translation: MSFAYLLQQFDAIGPMGPRAPITIDQGFTGSAELSAMFLSVLGTESLTLNVVTAQTSRSEDHLELVGTASLLGMTDAQVTFLARELGGELFVTLDVLLPGGFSFSSVLPLLPDQVTARVDALSGDKITEPHFLNRLSLGTGHLLFSSRAYVDEKSSNPLVPGLNFAGELYFMGLLFPAKFLLKKDGPVQLTGPLNEFRPEADPMEFLGVRLSAPLALGFDSLGPLSVKQARLFLKSGFDAHHRDYVVSATQDPGVYVLIDAELGGRPVQLVGAYDVLDTPTTVDIQGRFTDFGISGFASLSQTVGVDGFEQTLPEEFPTDAGLSITELGVSFDYVTYAISRLVLGVGARVDWEILPDVMTLKEVGLTFTISEPFSRARTIIPTLTGLLAFKKFSLAAFAEYPTWRFGAGLPVGETLPLGDVIESFLPGETELPPLTIQQLLLQASPREKKVYLSATLQDLLSIPVGATAFEVAGFNLVVDHDKARGGANAVVSARLRMAETTVILSGEVRQGLILSGSLQGFELKKFWSLVSGGESLPEEVPDIVFETLSFRVDTKTRAFSVLGNAVVDWDQLTEKGSLRTAVEFSLTREVSGSPGATVSAFRANLSLQGEGPVPVAEGLSLGRFNLLFSYQTGTSWQLSGGVSANLFDTVLDLQAGYESTQGIQKMKLRAMASPELTLIDLKGVGSYSFKQFDLLLDRRSLDGGKKTTYFDLRLASTLEMDSLFKLGGYLSISNTAEGRKALVFRPNPGSTAFQLDFPTGEGLGFRGELFEVGVVKESASAGWSFTGTTTLGFTGISSGLAQVLPTKVTAKLVAGKTAASLSAVNVSGPIDFALPRANGKDLGKVVIQLTELGISIKPQLGLVLEAGLGLPAELNTYLGAQLFRVYQPGNPLTLARTRFTISGTGVAMQVLSSPFTGANAVVVNNEAWYDVDFGKYGAISFKMPTFVYDGITQYFEAGGGVKVTRPLALPLAPLKLFLEACGAKGMADIFPDAIPIEALDLVDKNNDLKIDELVTFLKKAGGVPNEVVSALKQAGKVLNRFPDGFKQYLQLEVPEQIEFKFGFSPAGRISLGLLAPKTPVRVLFPSVVQSYVPMPGLVGIEVRKFSVGTLLSGSLFYGEVDALIDQFDLPSLAVSLMLPRSDSFPLPTSDQLQRRIILDDVFCIIPVSQGLPVPLPVFYDELGFQYLGIEGLGLQAHVGFSKPKLDGAAAMAVFQAFNQFFNDRKALLDPNTAPGGVDLAFKFHDEFLQAPEYLGNGLLGTKGKTVTVGAWKYIASLMNFGKTFSINDCIGSIPIENRVGSAEYRFAFMKFDADWLLTTPAEFRKGGFQRLKLSESDRDDFMTVLPSVSSTSGQGQTGNEEGLVAFVRGQADLEFIRMEAAFGLAASGSMGFNTGFKVDGKIGVTELELSGAVMVNAPLATDVPAAPVLQAATPPQQATPAPQALSFNGKDTRIEIPASDTLVLPEYTVELWMRSAKDQSSEWADVFGVDTRKGGLWRNSFLALNANSSFYHHRFTDAGGGNSGAPNTANGTVTWGQWQHVAITNDGVTAKTYVDGKELASGPVNGALVMFKDTVWVSKVSNQGLPWKGDLAEIRIWKRARSAAELAGSMSERLDAGTQDLVSLYRFDTDTGSRAIDLCGRNHGTITNARFIPCDLLSLRGLVFDGKDDYVEAQDSASLRLGTYTAEVWFKPKQATQEWTGLFGKKGRNYAIYLHQQGFVHHRFHSAAGTNDGAPNTPPGVVVWNQWNHVAITNDGKTARTYVNGVKQAEGPVTGALVIDNERVSFGRNPDATSNQYFAGEISEVRLWSRIRSPEELTGNMRRRLGATEQGLVSLWRFSEATGNTLVDACARNPGRIEMQAAAEPAKLRHDGLVLNGKSDSALIASTDKFKTGQYTIEAWVRPDKDPAGSWQCVWGGSGKAPKLYVSNNGIVSHRYTALVTATEERACVLNTPVNALRFGEWNHLAITNDGTTCAVFVNGALGAQEKMPGKLVSEAASVNVGRSGDASAQAWFRGGIDDLRYWSVARTPAQISDGMNLPVTGKEAGLVAWYNMDHTAGTQLVDLGPNKLLGVVNGGQWALAASPATQGRAAIQLQGHTQLTVAGRQAMRGDLKLVDDQFWFSGQLDLFPKDWPLKVTGNVEGMVSRQRFYVQGETRNELFGFLLSQSRVFLSNDQLRLEGRWLGSYMLLDVSWDKSDPIFKGSVGFKASPRLDFGAVRIGGVKVATNVSLSIDLLLDVSVVISRKGFSGDLTAKFKINGKGFELRLGIDIPPADFEQLINWVKQRIIDAPEKYLEHLFSDAVTWLKNVGSGAIEFAKDSGEAIGKALNSAYKVSKENAAKLMKGANYAADQVGAALSRGYKATAQEAAAALKSADYAVDQVGSALKSAYGTSAEEASKLLRGAGYAADQVGNALKSAYGTSAEEAARLLKGAGYAADQVGNALKSAYGTSAEAAAKLLNGAGYAADQVGNALKSAYGTSAEEAAKLLKGAGYAVDQVGGALKSAYGTSANEAARLLKNAGYAADQVGNALKSAYGTSAEEAAKLLKGVGYAADQVGNALKAGWNSSADATSKALKAAGYGVNEVGNYLKSGYNLGADALSSALKGAGYATDEINKLFKNLGGEFSKAASKLDPTKW
- a CDS encoding DUF4157 domain-containing protein, producing the protein MEIVTTRSSGEPLPERLQRVLEQLSGYDLSDVRVHADSPWPARLGARAFVLGSDIHLSSGAEDALEHEAWHVVQQKQGRVRATRTTGFDAHPFGALALNDEESLEREADTMGCVARKLVRRGERLSMRGTPRVAMTRWPVVQRQVTVSGIEIGKPARFEEEIKNRLFLVGSDVVDFTNIVTDMLNEHLVFNTWSDVKKEILVREVGYQAVNTMRELATVHADRFAKADKRYKKEIDKAKRDKSKKVDKAFSTELEERIYDEERLIRWGNASYLKYKARNRQLFQWLQGTRKEDPLVMNCWEAVIYALVKTELVHKSYITWCIRQDEASNADMVGLSNPNNLAASMLKNMDYFFWASDGSCGMARKDKRISPPVDEKSKIIRIAKDRVIPKGRILMFGVNEHVALSTGTLRNGRHGILELDGSTNTIQESTIEGLKGTYLTSMVVAPFPIAPAGSVRVVEEDVDKTQKRMDIKSQTLAEYQLKKDDVEALTQKKIAELQKYKEHPGNLQFEPEINELIEDQRKACRRECERLDSEATAKFERVFNEWLQERTPPNLDVITLQYQASDPYEGAVVLL